A DNA window from Parabacteroides johnsonii DSM 18315 contains the following coding sequences:
- a CDS encoding ThuA domain-containing protein, which yields MRHLHFGKLLFVVFSLLLACTVSARKPIKTLLITGQNNHNWQVSHVVLKQILENSGRFDVDFAVSPEQGKDMSGFVLDFSPYQLVVLDYNGDSWPEETNRRFLEYVQNGGGVVIYHAADNAFSKWPEFNKICALGGWEGRNENSGPYVYWQDGKLVKDSSAGVGGSHGRQHEYVLNGRDKVHPIVKGLPLKWRHAKDELYDRMRGPGNIRDILYTAYSDKETNGSGREEPLIFTVDYGNARIFHTMLGHAGATPEDNIAMQCTGFQVLLLRGAEWAATGKVTQKVPKDFPTETSCSYRKDYKE from the coding sequence ATGAGACATTTACATTTTGGAAAGCTGCTTTTTGTTGTCTTTTCTCTCTTGTTAGCCTGTACGGTTTCGGCGCGTAAGCCGATTAAAACATTACTGATCACAGGACAAAACAATCATAACTGGCAGGTGAGCCATGTTGTGTTGAAACAAATCCTGGAAAATTCCGGCCGTTTTGATGTGGACTTTGCCGTCTCTCCCGAACAGGGTAAGGACATGTCCGGCTTTGTGCTCGACTTCAGCCCTTACCAGTTGGTAGTGCTGGATTATAACGGAGATTCGTGGCCGGAAGAGACGAACCGCCGTTTCCTGGAATATGTGCAGAACGGCGGTGGTGTTGTCATCTATCATGCGGCCGACAATGCTTTCTCCAAATGGCCGGAGTTTAATAAAATCTGTGCCTTGGGAGGTTGGGAAGGACGTAACGAGAATTCCGGCCCTTATGTGTACTGGCAGGACGGCAAGCTGGTCAAGGACAGTTCGGCGGGTGTCGGCGGTTCGCATGGACGCCAGCACGAATATGTATTGAACGGACGTGACAAAGTGCATCCTATCGTGAAAGGCCTGCCCTTGAAATGGCGTCATGCCAAAGATGAACTTTACGACCGTATGCGGGGACCGGGCAATATCCGGGATATTTTGTACACGGCCTATTCGGATAAGGAAACAAACGGTTCCGGTCGTGAAGAACCGCTAATCTTTACTGTCGATTACGGGAATGCCCGCATCTTCCATACGATGCTCGGACATGCCGGTGCTACTCCGGAAGATAATATAGCAATGCAGTGTACGGGCTTCCAGGTGCTTTTGCTTCGCGGAGCCGAATGGGCGGCAACCGGAAAAGTGACTCAGAAAGTTCCGAAAGACTTCCCGACGGAGACTTCTTGCTCTTATCGGAAGGATTATAAGGAATAA